The following are encoded in a window of Flavobacteriales bacterium genomic DNA:
- a CDS encoding alkaline phosphatase D family protein has translation MRRTNLAYIVLLLGHALAAQISGPMPGHIDQLEATIWMQCHHPCDAGLAIWPKEAPDSLRHLPILRSQARTGHVLKFTVDGLQPGREYHYQVSVNGVTVPFDEQLSFRTQPLWRHRGDPPDFTVALGSCTYINEPDYDRPGTPFGSNYGIFDAIADKTPDLMLWLGDNIYLRDPDWGSRSGYLHRHTHTRGAPELQRLLRGTKHYAIWDDHDFGPNDPDGSWVHAPVAREMFELFWANPTTGVPGAQHTVATMFNHGDVDFFLLDNRTDRVDPAMRTMPAAMLGQAQVDWLIQALKYSRAPFKLVAVGSQVLNSAAMFENYATIAAERDALLARIEAEGILGVVFLTGDRHFTELSEVELKDGRRLLDLTVSPLTSGTYAPHEKEENRNRVAGTLVARQHNFAILAFSGPRNARVMGISVYDPEGRLLWHRDIPQEKRP, from the coding sequence ATGCGCCGAACGAACCTCGCGTACATCGTCCTCCTGCTTGGACATGCGCTGGCCGCCCAGATCAGCGGCCCCATGCCGGGCCATATCGACCAGTTGGAGGCGACCATCTGGATGCAATGCCATCACCCCTGTGACGCCGGCCTGGCCATTTGGCCGAAGGAAGCGCCGGACAGCCTGCGCCACCTGCCCATCCTGCGCAGCCAGGCGCGTACCGGCCATGTGCTGAAGTTCACGGTGGATGGGCTTCAGCCGGGCCGCGAATACCACTACCAGGTGAGCGTGAATGGGGTCACGGTGCCTTTCGATGAGCAGCTCTCCTTCCGCACGCAGCCGTTGTGGCGCCACCGTGGCGATCCGCCGGACTTCACCGTGGCCTTGGGCAGTTGCACCTACATCAACGAGCCGGACTACGATCGCCCGGGCACACCCTTCGGCAGCAACTACGGCATCTTCGACGCCATCGCGGACAAGACCCCCGACCTGATGCTCTGGTTGGGCGACAACATCTACCTCCGTGACCCGGACTGGGGATCGCGCAGCGGCTATCTGCATCGCCACACGCACACCCGCGGCGCACCGGAGTTGCAGCGGTTGCTGCGTGGCACCAAGCACTACGCCATCTGGGACGACCACGACTTCGGCCCCAATGACCCCGATGGCAGCTGGGTGCATGCGCCGGTCGCCCGGGAAATGTTCGAGCTGTTCTGGGCCAACCCGACCACGGGCGTGCCTGGGGCGCAGCACACGGTGGCCACCATGTTCAACCATGGCGACGTGGACTTCTTCCTGCTCGACAACCGCACGGACCGGGTCGATCCGGCGATGCGCACCATGCCCGCCGCCATGCTCGGCCAAGCGCAGGTCGACTGGCTGATCCAGGCACTGAAATACAGCCGCGCGCCCTTCAAGCTGGTGGCCGTGGGAAGCCAGGTGCTCAACTCGGCGGCCATGTTCGAGAACTACGCCACCATCGCCGCCGAGCGTGACGCGCTGCTCGCAAGGATCGAGGCGGAAGGCATCCTGGGGGTGGTCTTCCTCACCGGCGACCGGCATTTCACCGAGCTCAGCGAAGTGGAACTGAAGGACGGCCGCCGGCTGCTGGACCTCACCGTGTCGCCGCTCACTTCAGGTACATACGCCCCGCACGAGAAGGAGGAGAACCGCAACCGTGTGGCGGGCACCCTGGTGGCGCGGCAGCACAACTTCGCCATCCTCGCCTTCAGCGGCCCACGCAACGCGCGCGTCATGGGCATCTCCGTGTACGATCCCGAAGGCCGGTTGCTGTGGCACCGCGACATCCCGCAGGAGAAGCGGCCATGA
- a CDS encoding MarR family transcriptional regulator: MPKIGEELQSRFESEQQKAMLNVLFTSNWFRSMQNELFRPHGISPQQYNILRILRGAKDRMNMQNVKGRMIDRAPNATRLTDKLIAKGLVHRERCDEDRRVVYVRISDKGLALLALLDNKIQVLNERMLKNLSSRDASELNRILDTCRG; this comes from the coding sequence ATGCCCAAGATCGGGGAGGAACTCCAGAGTCGTTTTGAGAGCGAGCAGCAGAAGGCCATGCTCAACGTGCTGTTCACCAGCAACTGGTTCCGAAGCATGCAGAACGAGTTGTTCCGCCCGCATGGCATCAGCCCCCAGCAATACAACATCCTGCGCATCCTGCGCGGGGCGAAGGACCGCATGAACATGCAGAACGTGAAGGGCAGGATGATCGACCGCGCCCCGAACGCCACAAGGCTCACGGACAAGCTTATCGCCAAAGGCTTGGTACACCGTGAGCGGTGTGATGAGGACCGCCGCGTGGTGTATGTCCGCATCAGCGACAAGGGCTTGGCGTTGCTGGCTTTGCTGGACAATAAGATCCAGGTGCTGAACGAGCGCATGCTGAAGAATCTCAGCAGCAGGGACGCCTCCGAACTGAATCGCATCCTGGACACCTGCCGTGGCTGA
- a CDS encoding DUF983 domain-containing protein, with product MTGKGTKLYSIIRFKCPHCHEGEFFVDRNPYNIAKAGDLLDTCPACGRKYEPEPGFYYGGMYVAYALAVALFVTVYLATTILWPASAIGLRVGLVLLALVLFAPLVYALSKIIWANLFLSYKGPASAPDQH from the coding sequence ATGACCGGCAAAGGCACCAAGCTCTACAGCATCATCCGTTTCAAGTGCCCGCACTGCCACGAAGGCGAATTCTTCGTGGATCGCAATCCTTACAACATCGCCAAGGCCGGCGACCTGCTGGATACCTGCCCCGCATGCGGCCGCAAATACGAGCCGGAACCGGGCTTCTACTACGGCGGCATGTACGTGGCCTATGCGCTGGCCGTGGCCCTGTTCGTGACCGTCTATCTCGCCACCACGATCCTCTGGCCAGCGTCGGCCATAGGTCTGCGTGTCGGGCTGGTGCTCCTCGCCCTGGTGCTCTTCGCGCCGCTGGTCTATGCGCTCTCGAAGATCATCTGGGCCAACCTCTTCCTGTCCTACAAGGGCCCGGCATCGGCGCCGGACCAGCATTGA
- a CDS encoding nitroreductase family protein, which yields MSTVATEMRSDLDINPLLGERYSPRAFSDREVTDAELDLLFEAARWAPSSRNEQPWRFLVTKRGGAGYDALLASINASNARWADKAPVLVLCLTTRGFQRLGVANHHARHDLGLAVSQLTLQATALGIGLHQLGGFNAAGARDAFGIPEEYDLVSVLVVGFPGDPNDLPEDLREREIMHSGRKPLTEIVWRGAFPG from the coding sequence ATGAGCACCGTGGCGACCGAAATGCGCAGCGACCTGGACATCAACCCCCTGCTGGGTGAGCGTTACAGCCCGCGCGCTTTCAGCGACCGCGAAGTGACGGACGCCGAGCTGGACCTGCTCTTCGAGGCCGCGCGCTGGGCGCCCAGCAGCCGCAACGAACAGCCGTGGCGATTTCTTGTGACCAAACGCGGCGGCGCGGGATACGACGCCCTGCTCGCCTCGATCAACGCATCGAACGCACGCTGGGCGGACAAGGCACCGGTGCTGGTGCTCTGCCTGACAACGCGCGGCTTCCAGCGCTTGGGCGTGGCCAACCACCATGCCAGGCACGATCTCGGACTGGCCGTCTCACAACTCACCCTGCAAGCGACCGCACTCGGCATTGGTCTTCATCAACTCGGGGGGTTCAACGCCGCCGGCGCCCGCGATGCGTTCGGCATCCCCGAGGAATACGACCTGGTGAGCGTGCTGGTGGTCGGCTTTCCCGGCGACCCGAACGACCTGCCCGAGGACCTGCGCGAGCGGGAGATCATGCACAGTGGGCGCAAGCCCCTGACGGAGATCGTGTGGAGGGGCGCATTCCCCGGATGA
- a CDS encoding YceI family protein — protein MSSLSFRLKHPLLSAALAILPLASLFGQEMRMRPEESTVRWKASKVTGAHDGRVSIKRGAVVWNDGLLAQADVTIDMTTIVCDDIQNPSSNNRLVNHLKSADFFHVENHGEASFRTRSVEKVAGAADKFRITGDLVIKGVSVPNTFEVTAEKTGDSLRVEGTMVFDRSKYDVRYGSGSFFSDLGDRTIHDAVTMTWEVLAR, from the coding sequence ATGAGTTCCCTCTCCTTCAGGCTGAAACATCCACTGCTGTCCGCCGCCCTTGCCATACTCCCCCTCGCATCCCTTTTCGGCCAGGAGATGCGCATGCGGCCGGAGGAAAGCACGGTGCGCTGGAAGGCCTCCAAGGTCACAGGGGCGCACGACGGCCGCGTTTCGATCAAGCGCGGCGCCGTGGTGTGGAACGACGGGTTACTGGCGCAGGCCGATGTGACGATCGACATGACCACCATCGTGTGCGACGACATCCAGAACCCTTCATCCAACAACCGGCTCGTGAACCATTTGAAGTCGGCCGATTTCTTCCACGTGGAGAACCATGGCGAGGCCTCTTTCCGCACACGGTCCGTGGAGAAGGTGGCAGGAGCGGCGGACAAGTTCCGCATCACCGGCGACCTGGTGATCAAAGGCGTCAGCGTGCCCAACACCTTCGAGGTCACGGCCGAGAAGACCGGCGATAGCCTGCGGGTGGAAGGCACGATGGTCTTCGACCGCAGCAAGTACGATGTGCGCTATGGATCCGGCTCCTTCTTCAGTGATCTGGGCGACCGCACGATACACGACGCGGTGACCATGACCTGGGAAGTGCTGGCACGATGA